A window of the Brassica napus cultivar Da-Ae chromosome C5, Da-Ae, whole genome shotgun sequence genome harbors these coding sequences:
- the LOC106442060 gene encoding uncharacterized protein LOC106442060 produces MLPKGCIKNIEALCSRFLWTGNIDKCGIAKISWSMVCVPKEEGDWHWDTHLQDKSLWTIEPSPTDSWAWKRLFKIRPVTLQFCKISIGNGLSASFWFDVWSPLGQLINYIGASGQRALRIRRKAVVADAIHGSSWSLPHPRSEQEVDLYSYITTISLPLTPDIDDVYEWVAGDTPSRSFRSSTTWEILRPR; encoded by the exons ATGCTTCCCAAGGGTTGTATAAAGAACATTGAGGCTCTATGCTCTAGATTTCTATGGACTGGAAACATTGATAAATGTGGCATTGCTAAGATCTCATGGTCAATGGTTTGCGTGCCAAAAGAGGAGGGAG ATTGGCACTGGGACACACATTTACAAGATAAGTCCTTATGGACTATTGAGCCTTCTCCCACTGACTCTTGGGCCTGGAAAAGATTGTTCAAGATTCGCCCAGTTACTCTTCAGTTCTGTAAAATCTCGATAGGAAATGGGCTTTCAGCTAGTTTTTGGTTCGATGTTTGGTCCCCGTTGGGTCAGCTTATCAATTATATTGGAGCTTCAGGGCAGAGAGCTCTTCGTATCAGGAGAAAAGCAGTCGTTGCTGATGCAATACATGGTTCATCTTGGTCGCTACCGCATCCAAGATCAGAGCAGGAAGTTGATCTTTACTCTTATATTACAACTATCTCTCTGCCTCTGACCCCTGATATTGATGATGTCTATGAATGGGTTGCTGGTGATACTCCTTCTCGTTCTTTCAGGTCATCAACCACATGGGAAATTCTCAGGCCAAGATAG